The following coding sequences are from one Desulfosporosinus orientis DSM 765 window:
- a CDS encoding ABC transporter substrate-binding protein, whose translation MKKFLYILVILFLLSGCSTAPSSSSPSSSNPLTPVTVMLDWTPNTNHTGLFVAKDNGYFAQEGLDVQFVQPSSSGTVEQLVAVGKSDFGISQQEQVTTARANDVPIISLAAIIQHNTSGFASLSTKNIHTAKDFEGRTYGGWGLPSEDAVLKALMQKENADFSKINMVNIGEADQLTSLTKDIDLTWIFYGWTGIEAELRNQPLDILWLKDVDPALDFYTPVVITSEKMLQSQPDLVRHFMKAVSEGYQYAIGHPNESAEILIKNAPEANPELIRKSQAWLSPQYQADAEKWGLQKTSVWEGYAKWLVDRSLLPKMVDPAKAFTNDFLPKS comes from the coding sequence ATGAAGAAGTTTCTCTATATCCTGGTTATACTGTTCTTACTTTCAGGCTGCAGCACAGCGCCCTCTTCCTCTTCCCCTTCCTCATCTAATCCGCTTACCCCAGTGACCGTTATGTTGGATTGGACTCCCAATACCAACCATACAGGTCTTTTTGTTGCTAAAGATAATGGATATTTTGCTCAGGAAGGACTGGATGTCCAGTTTGTACAGCCTTCCAGTTCTGGAACTGTAGAGCAGCTTGTTGCCGTTGGCAAATCCGATTTTGGAATAAGCCAACAAGAACAGGTCACTACCGCACGAGCTAATGATGTGCCCATCATATCGTTGGCAGCCATAATCCAGCATAACACATCTGGATTTGCCTCACTTTCAACGAAAAACATTCATACAGCTAAAGATTTCGAAGGAAGAACTTACGGGGGTTGGGGGCTTCCATCAGAAGATGCTGTCTTAAAAGCACTTATGCAAAAAGAAAATGCTGATTTTTCCAAGATCAATATGGTTAATATTGGTGAAGCAGATCAGCTTACCTCTTTAACTAAGGATATCGACCTGACTTGGATCTTTTACGGATGGACCGGTATTGAAGCTGAATTACGCAACCAACCTTTAGACATACTTTGGTTAAAAGACGTTGACCCTGCTTTAGACTTCTATACTCCAGTAGTCATTACCAGCGAAAAAATGCTTCAGTCCCAACCAGACCTTGTTCGTCATTTTATGAAAGCAGTTAGTGAAGGTTATCAATATGCCATCGGACATCCAAACGAATCGGCTGAAATTCTAATTAAGAACGCTCCTGAAGCCAATCCGGAGTTGATACGCAAAAGTCAAGCTTGGCTCAGCCCTCAATACCAAGCAGATGCAGAAAAATGGGGATTACAGAAAACTTCCGTATGGGAAGGCTATGCAAAATGGCTTGTTGATCGGAGCCTACTGCCCAAAATGGTTGATCCTGCAAAAGCTTTCACTAATGACTTCTTGCCCAAGTCCTAA
- a CDS encoding ABC transporter ATP-binding protein — protein MGLSLKSLSKSYLNPQLNQPMKILDSLNLEVDSGTFVSLIGPSGCGKSTICNLIAGIDNPDFGDIILDGQKIQGLPGHIGYMPQKDLLLPWRTLFDNLLIGCQIQHRDKLSARAEATKWLNQFGLTPFSNHYPHQLSGGMRQRGALLRTILFGKKTLLLDEPFGALDALTRQEMQHWLLSILSQTQYTVLFITHDIDEAILLSDKVVVLSKRPATIIQEFTVSFPHPRNPELLLSKESLELKKQLLQLLIN, from the coding sequence ATGGGACTCTCGCTTAAAAGTCTTTCCAAATCCTATCTTAACCCACAGCTTAACCAACCAATGAAAATTCTAGATTCACTCAATTTAGAGGTTGACTCCGGCACCTTTGTTTCATTGATTGGTCCTTCCGGGTGTGGAAAAAGTACTATCTGCAACCTTATTGCAGGGATTGACAACCCTGATTTCGGTGATATCATACTTGATGGGCAAAAAATCCAAGGCCTTCCGGGTCACATTGGATATATGCCACAAAAAGATTTATTATTGCCATGGCGTACCTTATTCGATAATCTCCTAATAGGATGTCAAATCCAACACAGGGATAAGCTCTCTGCTCGAGCAGAAGCTACAAAATGGTTAAACCAATTCGGTCTTACCCCTTTCTCCAACCATTATCCTCATCAGCTATCCGGAGGAATGCGGCAGCGTGGAGCGTTACTGAGAACAATTCTTTTTGGCAAAAAAACCTTGCTCCTTGATGAGCCTTTTGGGGCTTTAGATGCCTTAACCCGTCAAGAAATGCAACATTGGCTCCTAAGTATCTTAAGTCAAACACAGTATACCGTTCTCTTCATAACTCATGATATTGATGAGGCTATTCTCCTTTCTGACAAGGTAGTTGTTTTAAGTAAGCGACCAGCAACAATTATCCAGGAATTCACCGTCTCTTTTCCTCATCCTCGAAATCCTGAACTACTACTATCCAAGGAATCTTTAGAACTAAAAAAACAACTGCTCCAGCTTCTCATAAACTAA
- a CDS encoding zinc-ribbon domain containing protein, with protein sequence MSQDKILTCRDCGQEFVFSAGEQDFYAEKGFENEPSRCPACRHARKQTSGRGGNRPQREMYPAVCANCGVETQVPFQPSGEKPVYCRDCFQSMRRY encoded by the coding sequence ATGTCTCAAGACAAAATTTTAACTTGCCGTGATTGTGGTCAGGAATTTGTGTTTTCCGCTGGTGAGCAGGACTTCTATGCGGAAAAAGGTTTTGAAAATGAACCTTCCCGCTGCCCGGCTTGTCGTCACGCTCGCAAACAAACCAGCGGCCGCGGCGGAAATCGTCCTCAACGTGAAATGTATCCGGCAGTTTGTGCAAACTGTGGAGTAGAAACCCAGGTTCCTTTTCAGCCGTCTGGGGAAAAACCAGTATATTGTCGTGACTGCTTCCAATCAATGCGTCGCTACTAA
- a CDS encoding HD domain-containing protein, which translates to MKWESIKEMLRIFNLLDTLEQQGSERDYPIGWEKVHATSCAQIGRMLAEKKGVEIEQAALACALHDIGRWFTGRQQGHAPNGEEHARQFLADITMEKAVKEQIVQAVINHSKKDEIGSPLEEIVKDADILDCYWYGDVIEKPFHKARLIKLLGDLGIKSEEC; encoded by the coding sequence ATGAAATGGGAATCGATCAAGGAAATGCTAAGAATTTTCAATTTATTAGATACTCTTGAACAACAAGGGTCTGAACGAGATTATCCGATTGGATGGGAAAAAGTTCATGCAACAAGCTGTGCCCAAATTGGACGTATGCTCGCTGAAAAAAAGGGAGTTGAGATAGAACAAGCGGCGTTGGCTTGTGCTTTGCATGACATCGGCCGCTGGTTTACAGGACGCCAACAAGGTCATGCTCCTAATGGAGAGGAGCATGCTAGGCAATTTTTAGCAGATATAACCATGGAAAAAGCAGTGAAAGAACAAATAGTTCAAGCAGTTATTAATCATTCCAAGAAGGATGAAATTGGTTCCCCTCTTGAGGAAATAGTCAAAGATGCCGATATATTGGACTGTTATTGGTATGGTGATGTTATTGAGAAGCCATTTCATAAAGCGAGGCTAATTAAACTGTTAGGAGATTTGGGAATTAAATCAGAGGAATGTTGA
- a CDS encoding glycosyl hydrolase family 18 protein, translating to MNSSWTPAAQRLLNKRLWILGYYSEDFPGDMRAVNTLKYHSSRIDVYADFAFQLKSDGQFTGEINKTALETAIERGIPPLILFHNFNGKIFDPQPLRSVLSSNASQKNCIRHMMNLLPPSAAGVHVDFEGVESPYRIPYLSFLESLRAELHGRGLLLTIAIPAKRSEWEAPGYDFGRIGSLCDSITLMTYDEHYSGGSPGPIASLPWMTQTLDYAIRYIPNEKLLLGIPTYGYDWSSEPTRLVPMRDVPELIAQTNARPLWSDQAVEPYFYYWKGRIKHTVWYENEISCKIRFGFLKSYRLRGIAIWRLGYETSRFWQEVSSKILK from the coding sequence TTGAATTCAAGTTGGACACCCGCTGCACAACGTCTCTTAAACAAACGATTATGGATACTCGGTTATTATTCTGAAGATTTCCCAGGTGACATGCGCGCGGTCAACACACTAAAATATCATAGTTCACGTATTGATGTGTACGCTGATTTTGCCTTCCAGCTCAAGAGTGATGGCCAATTTACTGGCGAAATTAATAAGACTGCCCTTGAAACAGCCATAGAACGCGGCATCCCACCCCTTATTCTTTTCCACAATTTTAACGGAAAAATCTTTGATCCTCAACCCTTACGTTCAGTGTTATCATCGAATGCTTCCCAAAAAAATTGTATTCGACATATGATGAATCTGCTGCCCCCTTCTGCAGCAGGAGTTCATGTTGATTTTGAAGGTGTCGAATCCCCTTATAGAATCCCGTATTTATCCTTTCTTGAATCCCTTCGAGCTGAATTACATGGACGAGGTTTACTGTTAACCATAGCAATACCCGCCAAACGTTCCGAGTGGGAAGCACCTGGTTATGACTTTGGCAGAATTGGCAGCTTATGTGACTCCATAACCTTGATGACTTATGATGAACACTACTCAGGAGGTTCCCCAGGTCCAATTGCAAGCTTGCCTTGGATGACCCAAACACTTGATTATGCTATTCGCTATATTCCTAATGAGAAATTGCTATTGGGAATCCCAACCTATGGATATGATTGGTCAAGCGAACCTACCCGCCTCGTCCCCATGCGGGATGTCCCTGAATTAATCGCTCAAACAAATGCTCGCCCCCTTTGGTCAGATCAAGCCGTCGAACCCTATTTTTACTATTGGAAGGGACGAATAAAACATACAGTTTGGTATGAAAACGAAATTTCTTGTAAGATACGCTTTGGCTTTTTAAAGAGTTATCGTCTTAGAGGTATTGCCATTTGGCGCCTGGGGTATGAAACAAGTCGTTTCTGGCAAGAGGTTAGTAGTAAAATTCTTAAGTAA
- a CDS encoding late competence development ComFB family protein, whose protein sequence is MYELKNHTELAVQQALQTYLRSNSLSCFCERCQADIMALALNRLPARYYVSLRGEIMTHWESHANPDQARIMAEVVRAAQQVSATPSHA, encoded by the coding sequence ATGTATGAACTAAAGAACCACACTGAGTTAGCTGTTCAGCAAGCTCTTCAAACTTACCTTCGCAGCAACAGTCTCAGCTGCTTTTGTGAACGCTGCCAGGCTGATATTATGGCCCTAGCTTTAAATCGTCTGCCGGCACGTTATTATGTTTCCCTACGAGGGGAAATAATGACACATTGGGAATCTCACGCCAATCCGGATCAAGCACGCATTATGGCAGAAGTAGTCCGCGCAGCCCAGCAAGTTAGTGCTACTCCCTCACATGCCTAA
- a CDS encoding Crp/Fnr family transcriptional regulator, with protein MLNSEDLLRFALFSSLTTDDVAPLLPHFIERRYRRGQLLFVEGEVGSSVYFILTGQVKLSKTTLKGAKQLLDLCGPYDCLAEVLLLENGSYSSTAEVLQDSTLLVLNNELMPQLLQSNPALSVALIRSLSRQLRLAQEFTQILTNRSKAGILAALFLRLAHPAATPDQPIFLDASLTHKDLASMIGTSREYVNRAINGWKRSGIINQTNNRLEIIKPHELADWP; from the coding sequence TTGCTAAACTCTGAAGACCTTCTCCGCTTCGCACTGTTCTCGTCCTTAACAACCGATGATGTAGCCCCCCTGCTGCCTCATTTTATAGAACGTCGCTATCGTCGTGGGCAACTGTTGTTTGTCGAGGGAGAAGTCGGTTCATCGGTGTATTTCATCCTGACAGGTCAAGTTAAACTTAGTAAAACAACCTTAAAAGGTGCCAAACAACTTCTTGATCTTTGTGGCCCTTACGATTGTCTGGCCGAAGTTCTGCTGCTTGAAAACGGTTCATATTCTTCAACTGCTGAAGTTCTCCAAGATAGTACTTTGTTGGTCCTTAACAATGAGTTGATGCCCCAACTTTTACAGTCGAATCCTGCTCTCTCTGTAGCGCTTATTCGATCATTAAGTCGTCAATTGCGATTAGCCCAAGAATTCACTCAAATCCTAACAAACCGTTCTAAAGCAGGAATTTTGGCCGCCCTTTTTCTTCGCCTGGCTCATCCCGCAGCGACTCCAGATCAGCCAATTTTTTTGGACGCCTCTCTTACCCATAAGGATTTGGCCAGCATGATTGGTACTTCTCGAGAATATGTTAATCGAGCAATTAATGGATGGAAACGATCCGGTATTATAAATCAAACTAACAACCGATTAGAAATTATTAAACCCCACGAACTTGCGGATTGGCCATAA